The region GCTCCTCGAGGCGCTGCTCGAGCTGCTCCGACATGTTGTTGAACTCGTCGCCGAGCTGGGCGAACTGGTCGGTGCCCGACGTCGGGATCTTGGAGGAGAAGTCGCCGGCGCCGAGGCGGCGGGCCGCCGCGAGGAAGCCGTCGACCTGGCGGTTGAGGCTGCGCGACACGACGACCGCGGCGACGAGCGCGAGCAGCGCGAAGCCCAGCAGGACCACGCCCGCGACGAGGCGGCCGCGGGCGATGTCGTCGTTGGTCAGCGAGCGGGGCTCCAGGACGGCGACCTGCAGGGGTTGGTCGTTGAAGCCCGGAGCGGTGAAGGAGGCGGAGCGGTAGTCGGTGTTGTTGATGGACGTGGTCCCGGCGTGCTGCGGGAGGTCCGGGCTTTTCGGAGTGCTCGAGATGGTGCTGGCGATCGTCGCGCCCGCGCGGGTGACGATGGCCTCCAGGCCGGTGGCGCGCTTGACCTCGTTGGCATAGACCTGGGCGTCCTTGACGGAGACCTGGAGGTCCGCGACCGGGCGGCCGTCGGCGACGAGCGAGCGCGTCGCCGGGAACGAGGCGCGGGGGTTGCCGGCGTCGGCGAGGGGCTCGGCGTCCTGGGAGAGGACGATGCGCTTGGCGTCGGTCGCCTTCAGCAGCCGCTCCGCCTCTTGTTGTACGCGTTGCGGGTCGTTGGAGCGCAGCGCCTGCGCGAGCCTGGGGTCGCGCCCGATCCGGGCGGCGATCCGGTCGGCCTCGCCGCGGGCGGCGTAGTACTGCGAGATCGCGGTCTCCTGCCGTGCTGCGACGCGGGCGTCCGCCTGGCCGTTCTCGGAGTCCGCGATCAGCCGGAAGACCACGAAGGTCACGGCGACCATCGGGACGATGACGATCAGCAGGAAGAACAGCCGCAGGCGCGTGCGGAAGCTGCCCAGCCTCGCGCGCGCGGAGCTGAAGCGATCCCCCAGATCACCGCTTGGTGCAAGGTTCGACATCTCCCGCGCCGCAGCGTACCCGCGCGCGGGCGTATGTCCGCAAGGCGTCCACCACGACTTCCCAGCTACAATCGCCCTTCCACCTCGGGGCTATAGCTCAGTTGGGAGAGCGCCTGGATCGCACCCAGGAGGTCGGGGGTTCGAGTCCCCCTAGCTCCACTCGGATGAAACCCCTGCTACCGCGGGGGTTTCGTCGTTCACGGGGTGTGTGGCTGCCGGCCGATTTCGAGGTCGCGTAAAGGCACTAGTGCCTTTATTCCGCGATATGTGCCCAGATCACCGCGGATTGATTGCGATTCGGGCCACCATCCCCGCCGCTACAGACCGCGCCCGTATCGCAGCCAGTCGTAGAGACAGACTGCCTTTGCCCACTGCGACGAGACCGGCTGACGATCGGTGTCGAACGACTCGCGGTTCGCGACCAAGAAGTTGCGGAGCCCGTCAAGCTCGATCACATCTTCGTCCAGGAACGGCAGGTAGTAAAGGACATCGTCCGCCGAGCAGGCCTCGACCAACGCCGCAAACGACGCAACCCCCTTCAGGTTCCGCTCCGCCCGCTGCCTGTACGAGCCCAGGCCTTTAAGCAAGGTCTCGCGCGCCTCGACCCGATCGACGACCCGAGGAGGCAGCTGCGCCTCATCAGCGACGCGACCGTCGGCGTGAAGAAGGTCAGCGCCACGGAGGTACTTGTAGACCGGCAACATGGTGGTCTTGCTTCCTAGGCGTGGATTCGGCAACGCCTCCAAGACAACCCGGGAAGGGTCGTAGCCTCTGTCGTCAAGGACGTCGTCGAGCAGGTCGGCACGATTGAGACCCACGTACGACGTCGTCAGCTTGGCAATCGCGCCGATGCCCGCGTAGACCTCGACGCTCGACGGATCCGCGGAAGGCTCGAGTTCCTCGACGTACGCCCGGGCCGTGGGCTCACTGGTTTTCACGAGTTCGTAGATCTCTTTGCGCAAGTGCCGAAGGAGCCGTGCGGGGATCCGGCGCTTGACCGTCCCCAGCGCGGTGAACACCTCGCGGAAGTCCGGAACCACGATGCTCTGGACTGGGATAGCGAATCCTTCCGCCGAGATGACGGTGGACGCCATAGCTGGCGTAGCCCCCGGCTTCCACTCAACGAAGAGCAAGCGATCCCGCAAGTCCTGAATGCGATCGTCGGTCAGACACCGCGCGATGTCGACGAGGACCCGCTGGACGTTGCGATCTGTCAGTGAGTAGCCCAAGAAGATCACGGGATGCTCGACGAAGATCGTGAGCAGCTTCGCAGCGAGGTATGGATTGCGCTCGTCGAATCGAGCGTAATCCTCGGCGGTCAGTACCAGGGAATTCGGCTGTTCAAATGAGCCGTGGATCTTGTAGATCTCGCCGATGCCCTGCGGGTCAGAGAACAGCAGTTCGTCTTGACCGACGTACGGATGCAGGTCGGGCCGCACGTGCTCGAGAACCGGATCGAAGTTCGTGGTGATGATGCCGTCGATCACCGCCGCCTTCAGCAACTCGATCTCCTTGGCAAGTTCGCCTTCCGTAGGCAGACGATCGACAGCCTTGGCGAGGTGCGCGCTGATCTCAACCTTCAAGGCCGAGTCGCGAGCCACGATGAGTTCGGCATTGGCAGCCCGGCTTTCCTCGTACCGAGGATCGGACCACCACATCTCGTGAAAGTCGTTCGCCAGCAGCGTTGCAAGCCGAGGGAGGTCGCCGTCGGCGGTCGAGGCGTAGTACTCGTATGGCTTACTCAGCGGCTCCGCGAAAAGACGAAGCAACGCGGGCCAGCTCTCCGCACCCGTGTAGCGGATCGACAACCCAGCACCGACGAAGAGATACGGCACGGTCAGGCCGCCCAGGTGCTCGGTGAGCTGGTCCGCCAGGCCGCCCGCGGCCACGTCTGACTTGCTGACACGACGACGCGCGCGTTGCCGAGGTCGAGGTGACGACGAAGACCCTGAGTCCGTTGCCATAAGTGGCCACAGAGTGCCGCATTTTGGTGCCCCGAGGAGTCACGCGAGAGCGAGGCCCCGTACTGGCCGCAGCCTGACCGACATGTCGTAGGAAGCGATGCCTTTTGACGATTCGTTCAACACGGTCAGCACGACTGCACGGCGTTGCCGGCTTTCGCGCCATTACAAGGGACATACGAGAATCGTGGATCGGTGGCAGAAGACAGTTCGGGACCGTCCGATCGATGCTTTACCAATTCAGGGTGATGTCACCGCTGGCCTCTCTTCATTCCGATCCGGCCCGTATCGCCATCCTTTATCCCGAGGTCTACGACTTGGCGCGCTTTCGCGAGGGTCGCCGCGAATTCCCGCCCTTTGGCCCGTTGTACCTCGCGGCCGTCGCAGAAGAGGCCGGGCACGAAGTCGTCCTTATGCGGATCCAAGAAGACGCACCCGACGTCAACCTCAAGGGCTTCGACGTCGTGGGATTCTCGATCTCCTCGTCGGCGACGTATGGCGTGATGCTGCGTGCGCGCCGCACCGCCTCACTGAGGCCCGACGCGCTGCTTCTCGCCGGAGGAGTTCACGCAAACTTCTACCCCGAACAGACCCTCGCGGACTTCGGCGTCCATGCCGTCGGCGTCGGTGAGGGCGAGGCCGCGCTTCTGGAATGTATCGACCGGCGCCACGCCCCGGATCGACTTAGCGAGGTCGCCGGTCTATGCCTCCGGGCCACCGACGGAACCACATACCAGACCGGTAACCGCTCAGTCAGCAAAGACATCAGCGATCTCCCGCTCCCGTCGCGCCACCTGCTGCCCGACGACGCAGTCGTGATGACCGACCGTCTAGCCGATACCGATCTGCGCATGGCACACGTCATGTTCAGCCGCGGCTGCCCGTTCCCCTGCCGGTTCTGCGCGGCCGCGAGAACCATCATTCAGTACAGATCAGGCGCCAGCGCACGCGCCGAACTCGAACAGCTCCAAGAGCGTTACGCCATCGAGGGATTTGCGATTGTCGATGACAACTTTATTGTCAACCGCAAGAAGGTCGCTGAGATTTGCGCGGCGATCACGCCGCTCGACCTTCGCTGGTCTGCGCTGTCGCGAGTCGACACCGTCACCCCAGAGTTGCTCGCAACGATGCGGTCCGCCGGCTGCATCGAGCTGAAGTTCGGCATGGAGTCGGGCAGCGCCCGGATGCTTGAGTTGATGAATAAAGGCGGCAAGGTCAGCCCCGATGTGATCCGACGCGCCGTCGCCGACGCGCGAGCGGCAGACATCGGCGTGAAGCTGTTCGTCATCCACGGCTACCCGGGTGAAAACCGAGCCTCGACGGCGGAGACGATGAGCCTGCTCGATGAGCTAGCGCCCTCGGTCGACCGGGTCTCGCTCTTCCGATTCGTTCCGTTGCCTGGAACCTATGTCTATAACAACCCCGAGGAGTTTCGGCTTAGCGGAACCGACCGAGACCCCGAGTGGGACGGCGACTGGGGCCGCTTCCACATTCACCACAACGAGCACCACTGGTGGGGAGACGAGAGCGACTTCGCCGAACTGGAGTCCTCGTATCGCGAACTCCGCGAGTACGTAGATTCGACCTGGCCAGACCGCCATGAATCCGCCGCGCCGTGAATGTCATCGTCGAGGAGGACGGCGCAGATGCGCTGCTCAGAGTGATCGTCGCCCTTGGCGATTACTCGCATGAGGCAGACCAAGATTTAGGCCACCGCCGACATCGTGCGCGGGCCGACATCGGCGTGCTTCTCAACCGCGCCAAATACCACCCTGAATCTCCTCGCAGCCAAGAGGACGCTCAAGCGAACCTCGTCGGTCTGCTTCTAAAGGAACTCGAAAGCGACCCGCGCCTCGCAGTCGCGGACGCAGTGGTCGCCGTACCGTCAAGCAGGGGCACTTTCTCGAACGACATCGCTGCCGATCTGGAACACGGACTCAAGATCCCGGTGTACATA is a window of Conexibacter woesei Iso977N DNA encoding:
- a CDS encoding SIR2 family protein; the protein is MAAGGLADQLTEHLGGLTVPYLFVGAGLSIRYTGAESWPALLRLFAEPLSKPYEYYASTADGDLPRLATLLANDFHEMWWSDPRYEESRAANAELIVARDSALKVEISAHLAKAVDRLPTEGELAKEIELLKAAVIDGIITTNFDPVLEHVRPDLHPYVGQDELLFSDPQGIGEIYKIHGSFEQPNSLVLTAEDYARFDERNPYLAAKLLTIFVEHPVIFLGYSLTDRNVQRVLVDIARCLTDDRIQDLRDRLLFVEWKPGATPAMASTVISAEGFAIPVQSIVVPDFREVFTALGTVKRRIPARLLRHLRKEIYELVKTSEPTARAYVEELEPSADPSSVEVYAGIGAIAKLTTSYVGLNRADLLDDVLDDRGYDPSRVVLEALPNPRLGSKTTMLPVYKYLRGADLLHADGRVADEAQLPPRVVDRVEARETLLKGLGSYRQRAERNLKGVASFAALVEACSADDVLYYLPFLDEDVIELDGLRNFLVANRESFDTDRQPVSSQWAKAVCLYDWLRYGRGL
- a CDS encoding B12-binding domain-containing radical SAM protein, with translation MLYQFRVMSPLASLHSDPARIAILYPEVYDLARFREGRREFPPFGPLYLAAVAEEAGHEVVLMRIQEDAPDVNLKGFDVVGFSISSSATYGVMLRARRTASLRPDALLLAGGVHANFYPEQTLADFGVHAVGVGEGEAALLECIDRRHAPDRLSEVAGLCLRATDGTTYQTGNRSVSKDISDLPLPSRHLLPDDAVVMTDRLADTDLRMAHVMFSRGCPFPCRFCAAARTIIQYRSGASARAELEQLQERYAIEGFAIVDDNFIVNRKKVAEICAAITPLDLRWSALSRVDTVTPELLATMRSAGCIELKFGMESGSARMLELMNKGGKVSPDVIRRAVADARAADIGVKLFVIHGYPGENRASTAETMSLLDELAPSVDRVSLFRFVPLPGTYVYNNPEEFRLSGTDRDPEWDGDWGRFHIHHNEHHWWGDESDFAELESSYRELREYVDSTWPDRHESAAP
- a CDS encoding phosphoribosyltransferase, which translates into the protein MNVIVEEDGADALLRVIVALGDYSHEADQDLGHRRHRARADIGVLLNRAKYHPESPRSQEDAQANLVGLLLKELESDPRLAVADAVVAVPSSRGTFSNDIAADLEHGLKIPVYIGRARVQGGRAAKNHAVKRQYDVDTRLDDMSVVIFDDVYDTGSSLYALASAAIAAGAKNCAGLVIARKLSG
- a CDS encoding GGDEF domain-containing protein — encoded protein: MSNLAPSGDLGDRFSSARARLGSFRTRLRLFFLLIVIVPMVAVTFVVFRLIADSENGQADARVAARQETAISQYYAARGEADRIAARIGRDPRLAQALRSNDPQRVQQEAERLLKATDAKRIVLSQDAEPLADAGNPRASFPATRSLVADGRPVADLQVSVKDAQVYANEVKRATGLEAIVTRAGATIASTISSTPKSPDLPQHAGTTSINNTDYRSASFTAPGFNDQPLQVAVLEPRSLTNDDIARGRLVAGVVLLGFALLALVAAVVVSRSLNRQVDGFLAAARRLGAGDFSSKIPTSGTDQFAQLGDEFNNMSEQLEQRLEELSQERVRLELSLRRIGETFASNLDRDALLEIVVRTAVDAVAAQGGQAFMDGRPLTAVGAPTRPAAAADEVERLVLRTGQPAFADVEGAHALAHPLRQGPAAGPEADAIAGAICVWRVGKPFSNRERELFHYLAGQAAVSVENVGLHETVNRQAVTDELTGLSNRRRFQETMATEVERAKRFDSQLGLVMLDIDDFKAVNDTWGHQMGDVVLREVARILRASSREIDEPARYGGEELAVVLPGTDLEGAHQLAERVREGIEALRLPILGDDAAEPLRVTASFGAAALPVSAEDVRGLIAAADEALYQAKRAGKNRTVSAG